GTCCTCTTGGAGGTAGGCGGGGTCCTTCCCATGATACATGGTGGGGAGATGCAGCAAACACCCAGCACTGTTGCAGCCTCCCCTGCTGCCTCAGGTAAGCCACTACTTTTCCGTTATCTACTTTGTATTAGAAATGTTGAACATGGCATTGATTGCCCTTGGTTTCTAGCCTTTGTTATTAAGCAACTGTGAATCCTAGATTTAAAGCCCAGCTTTGGAGCTGCATTACCTCTTAAGCCACATGGAGCTCAAAATTATAAATCCATTTCATCTTCAAAATACTGAATATCTTAGATGAACATGGTATAGATTGTATTAAGAATAGTGAAGTTAATGGTCAAGGTGCAAAATCACAGAAGGGTGCTAGGGATACCTGAGACTATAGTATAGGGAGACAAGATTTGGAACTAAAACGCTAGACTTAACAAGTTTCAGGCCTGCCATGCCCTGGGTTTGTGACTTTGGATAGATAACTTTAACTCTTGAATCTCAATTTTCTATTAGTTGCAATATACATAGTTCTCAAGGATGtagtaagaattaaatgaggtagaaaatgtaaagcaaaaaatagttttataaaatgCCAAATGTTAGATTTTGGTGTTTGAGTGATGTTACATTTGAGTGGTTTATAGCATGCTTAACTTCAGTAGAAGTGACAGATTTATTCAtaccatttttgtttgtttgtttgtttttaaattgcccCTCATCTTTCATATGAGTTGTGTATTCTAGTGCTTTGAGTCATTCCTAACTTGGCAGAAGATCTTAAGTAAGATTTGGAAAAGTAAGGATATAGATAATGAGCTCATTTAACAGAGGAGTTGCTTTCATCCTTTGAGACTAAAAATTTCCTTGGTTGAGTCTTAAAGTGGCTATTATTTGCTTCTTGTTCATGTGCTTTCTTCTTACCTCGTTTGTGTGCCTCTTTGTCTGTTAGGTACTCCCACTCTTTCCCGGCTTTTAGAAGCTGGTCCTACACAGTTCACCACACCTCTTGCTTCCTTCACTACTGTTGCCAGTGAACCTCCAGTTAAACTTGTGGCACCCCCTGTAGAATCTGTATCCCAGGCTACCATTGTCATGATGCCTGCGCTGCCAGCACCATCCTCTGCTCCGGCTGTCTCCACTCCTGAGAGTGTAGCTCCAGGTGCGTCCTTGACCCACGCCCTGAGCAGCAACTAGATCCAGAATTTCATTTTGAGCTTCATTTAGAGAAAGGTGACCAAGAGCATTAGCTTCTGTTCTCTGTAGACATGTACTATCTTTATCCTTAGAAAAACAAGGATATGAGAAGAAGTGGGTGGGCATTTATTCATTGGTGAAAAAGACTAAGTGTACACATGTAAGTGGGCTTGAGAATGTGTTCTCACCTTTCTAGATAAAACTGaggagaagaaaacataggcagatgTAAGATAACTTCTACTGAGCTTAAGTGTATGGGTACTTGACATCTGTCTAAGCTTTGCCGTGATCTCCAGTTGGGCAGTTGATAACAAGCTTCTGAGatggttttcttttcctgttattCAGTGAGTCAGCCTGACACCTGTGTTCCCATGGAGGCTGTGGGGGATCCACATACTGTGACTGTTTCCATGGATAGCAATGAAATCTCCATGATCATCAATTCTATCAAAGAAGAGTGTTTCCGATCAGGGGTAGCAGAGGCCCCTGGAGGATCAAAGGCCCCCAGCATTGATGGGAAGGAAGATTTAGATCTGGCTGAGAAGATGGATATTGCAGTGTCTTACACAGGTGAAGAGCTGGATTTTGAAACTGTTGGGGACATCATTGCCATCATCGAGGACAAGGTAACTATTCAGCAAAGCCCCAAGGAATGTTTCATGGGTCCTACATAGACTTCTCTCCTCAGCTTCTCCTTGCAGTAAGAATTTCATAAACAGCTCTCCTGCTTCCTCCCATCTCCGTCTCTAGTCCCAAAGCCCTTTGTTGCTGACATACTAGTCATCTGCCTAACCTACTGGTTTGCACCAGACATGTTCCTGTACATTAGTTGCTTCTTCTACCtggaggagatggagagagaagctCAGATTCAGGCCATCTCATTGGGTGCTAATGAATTGAGGGACTTGGGCTTCTTTTTGTGACTTCAACAGTGTATGTATTATGGGACAGGTAGATGATCATCCCGAAGTGCTGGATGTGGCCGCAGTGGAAGCAGCTCTGTCATTCTGTGAAGAGAATGATGATCCCCAGTCACTCCCTGGCCCCTGGGAGCACTCTATCCAGCAGGAACGGGATAAGCCAGTACCTCTCCCTGCACCAGAGATGACAGTCAAGCAAGAGAGGCTGGACTTTGAAGacacagaaagcaaaggaatCCACGAACTGGTGGACATCAGGGAGCCTGGTGTTGAGATCAAAATGGAACCTGCAGAACCAGAGCAAGGCATTTCAGGGGCTGAAATGGTATCTGGAGTTGTTCCAGCCACAAATATGGAGCCACCAGAACTCAGGAATCAGGACTTAGACGAGGAACCCAGAAGTATAGCAACTGGAGAAATTACTGAAGCAGATGTTTCCAGTAGGAAAGGTGATGAGACTCCGCTTACAGCAGTGAAGACAGAGGTATTTAAGATCAGGGGTTTGGCAGTGGGTTGGGAGAGGGTAGAGTTACACCTTATGTAAGAAGTGACAGTTTGGGCCTTTGGTTTTCCTATTGTATTCCTGCGTTCTTACATGTTGGTGTCCAAAACCCATAGGTATGATCAGtgctatatatatttacttaaccCTGTTCATATTAAGGTGACCATTAGAATCATATTTCATAGGTAAGACTTAGAATTTCTTGTATAGTTTCATTATCATTGAAGAATAAAGTAGAAGCTATAGTGATTTACCAGGACTTAAGGTACTTATTCTTTTTTGGTCTTCAGGCATCCCCTGAAAGCATGTTGTCTCCATCACATGTTGTCTCAAATCCCATTGAAGATCCTTTAGAGGCAGAGACTCAGCACAAGTTTGAAATGtcaggtaaataaataataaagccaGGAAATATGTACTCTGTAACTAACTTTAAATCATTTGCTTTGGCTTCTGAGGGATTGTGGGTTGTGGGCAAGTAGAGGAGATAGAGTAGGTCAGCGTGGAAAGGAGAGCTGCAGGGGATTATTGTCCATAGGAAGGGGAGGGCTAAGGTGGAAAAATCTTCAGGTAGTCTTTCTCTCCTCTGCAGACTCATTGAAAGAAGAATCAGGGACTATTTTTGGAAGCCAGATAAAGGTATTTCAGacttttctttattcctcttGCTGTGTGACTAGATTTCCCTATAGCACTACCTTTTTAATGAATTTCAGTAAACTCACATCTTTATTCTCTGAGATGAGACTGGTTAAGGAGTTGCATGGGGAAAAGCTGCAGTGGACAGTTAGGCATAGTGGGAATACTGTGGCAACATGTGCTTCCTATCTGAAAGAGTTTATGACTATCACACAGACCCTTCTTTGCATATAATGCACAGAGAAGCTTTGATACATTCAGAAGATTTGGAGTGAGTAGGGATACCAGAGCCAGGGAGAGCATGTAGGAAATCAGATTATTAATTATACTATACAGAGAAAGTCAtccaaagttttctttttagaattaCTAAAGCAGTAGTAACAAACAGACTTAAAGTAATGTGATGTGAGCTTGCTCCATCAGATGagacacaaaataaaaactatttttgatAATTTGTACCCAGGGTCAGAGTTCCTCTCAAGAGCAAGGGGAAAGAAGGAACGCCTCTTAGCTTAGTCTTAAgtaagtagcttttttttttcttccttttaaaaagatcCTGGGTCTTATTCTTTGTCCAGGTTCTAAGTTACTTGATCAATCAGTATCTGTAAGTAGATGCTAGTATAAGTGATAGAGGGCTCAGTCAGGAAATAGTGTGAGGCCATTTCCTAGAACTGATCTAACCCAAAAGACAGATCATGTTTAATGATGCTTTGCTAGATAGTTTTGCTCTCCTTTCAATTTGTTTACTGGAACACACTATGTCTAAGGATGCCCCAGGTGAGGATGAGGAGGAAGATGGAGTCAGTGAAGCGGCAAGCCTAGAGGAGCCTAAGGAAGAAGATCAAGGAGAAGGCTATTTGTCAGAAATGGATAACGAACCCCCTGTGAGTGAGAGTGACGATGGCTTTAGCATTCACAATGCTACGCTACAGTCCCACACACTGGCAGACTCCATCCCCAGCAGCCCTGCTTCTTCACAGTTGTGAGTATTAGCGATTCTTTCTTTGGGGTCAAGGCAGTGAAGGTGAGAAGTAGGAGAGGATCTTTTCTTTAGTCTTACtttttcatcttcactttcttggCCTGAACAAACATTTGATAAATagttagaacttttttttttacttataccAAGTGGGACTCTCCTATTTTATTTCAGCTCTGTCTGTAGTGAGGATCAGGAAGCTATTCAGGCACAGAAAATCTGGAAGAAAGCCATCATGCTTGTATGGAGAGCTGCAGCTAATCATAGGTGAGTGGGCTTTACCAGTTAATAGGAATGTTTCCTCCTGCTCTTTTGGTAACTAGAAAAGTCTAAATAGGCTTATATATGACTGATAGCATTGGCTCTTAAAACCTTTAGTCCTTTAGATCAAGTTCCATTACTTGAGCTTCTTGGAGGAAAAGTCAATAATTGGCACCAAATTCTTTTTGGACAGGTATGCCAATGTCTTCCTCCAGCCTGTTACAGATGACATAGCACCTGGCTACCACAGCATTGTACAGAGGTAAGCCATGACCCATTCAGCCTGCTGACTTGGCCTGAATTGTAAGCTTTCCAGTCTTAGTGGACTTTCCTATAGACAGAAAGtgtaaagcaaattttatttgATGTAAGGATGACAGAATACTAAttattttattgactatatcaTTGAGTCTAAAAAGAATTAACCCCCTTTATTAACTTTCTCAATACTTATTTGactgactttttgtttttatgttaagTACTTGTTTGGGGGTTAAGTACTTGTTTTAGGGCTTTATATTTGAGTCCTGGCAGCTGGAACTGAAAGTATATATTAGGAAGTGTACGTGGTAATAATATATTCAAAGATCCTGTTgagtcctctctccctctctgctcctATTTCCCCCTGCTCTGTTTTTTAGGCCTATGGATTTGTCAACTattaagaaaaacattgaaaatgGACTGATCCGCAGCACAGCTGAATTTCAGCGTGACATTATGCTGATGTTCCAGAATGCTGTGATGTATAATAGCTCAGACCACGATGTCTACCATATGGCAGTAGAAATGCAGCGAGATGTTTTGGAGCAGATCCAGGTACTTTGAGTATCCTGAGTGTTTTAAATTATTCAGGAGCAGGATTTGTTGATATTAGGAAGGGGTGCTGGGATTTTTACTTGGAATAGCCATCAGGAACACAGTACAATTTTCTTCTTGCTGCATTTATGTTGGTTTTCTCATGTTGGTTTGCTAAACGAGTTGTGAGGAAATATTCTACTTTTCTTGGGcatatatcaataaaatttttatgaaatggtgaatgtatatttttaagtgaCATAAAGTATGTATATGGTAGACAGCCCTTTTCATTGCAGGGAACCTACTTCTATCCTGTAGTTGCATTACCAGGCACCCTTTGGGTATTGAACTTAAAGGGATGTTGTCTGTCTCTACAGAGAGATAGTGATTAGTGCCTAGTGATtacttaagttgcttcagttcatctagttttattctctcattttctttcttagagcatatagatttgtttttaaggatttttttttttttttaattgaagtatagttagtttacagtgttgtgttagtctcaaGTGGACAGCAGattgattcagttacatatatattagtttggtgcaaaagtaattgcagttttgcattattgaactttgccatttgatattggaatacattcttaattttgttaaataaatgtggttatgttatacatcattttaatgcgcatttcttgctttttgttttttgctaatgacattacttgccgtgtgttttatatttattttagactatggaaatgatgttagacaaaaagcaaattcaagcgattttcttatttgagttcaaaataggTCGTAAGGCAGCAGAGACAATTTACAACCTCAACAACGCATTTGCCCCAAGAATTGCTAacaaacatacagtgcagtggtggttcaagaagttttgtaaaggagatgagagccttgaagatgaggagcttAGTGGCTGGCCAATgaaagttgacaatgaccaattgaGAGCCATCATGGAAGCTGATTCTCTTACAACTATgcgagaagttgccaaagaactcaacgtcGACCATTCTATGGTCGTTCagaatttgaagcaaattggaaaggtgaaaaagcttgataagtgggtgcctcctgagctgactgcaaatcaaaaaaatcgttttgaagtgttgtcttctcttattccaCGCAACAACAACAgaccatttcttgattggattgtggcatgtgacaaaaagtggattttatacaataGCAGGCGACAACCAGCTCAGTGACTAGActaagaagaagctccaaagcacctCTCAAAGCTGAACTTGCACCAGAAAttggtcatggtcactgtttggtggtctgctaccACTCTGATCctctacagctttctgaatccctgtgaaaccattacatctgaggaGTATGCTCAGCAGatcgatgagatgcaccaaaaattGTAACTCCTGCAACCGGCATTGGTCAAtagaaagggcccagttcttaTCCATGACAACACCCAACCGCAGATCACACAACCcccacttcaaaagttgaacaaattgggctatgaagttttgcctcatctgccatattctcctgacctctcaccaactgactaccacttaaAGCATTTCAACAACTTTTTgtagggaaaatgcttccacaaccagtaggaggcagaaaatgctctCCAAGAGTTTGTTGAATTCCAAAGCACAAGTTTTTATGCTacagaaataaactttatttctcattggcaaaaatgtgttgattgttgtaatggttcctattttgatcaataaagatgtgtttgaccctggtaataatgattaaaaattcatggcctgaaaccacaattacgtttgcaccaacctaatatatatgttctttttcaaattcttttccattataggttattgtaagGTAACTGAGTATGGTTCTGTGTTTTACACAGAGCATAGAGATTTTGATGCTGTATTGTAGCAACAACAAAACTTAGAGCCATTTGGCATTTTCTGATTGTTTATCATACCCAAGAAGAATTAAAACCTAATGTGCTAAACTTCTAATTAGTGGATGTATTTGAATGGTGTTTGCAGAAGGATACCATAGTCCTATTTACAAAGCCTAAAGTGTCTTCGTTCTTCCTTGATGGATCAGGTCTCTAGGGCCAACTCTGTTTCTTCTCCCTACAGCAATTCCTGGCCACACAGTTGATTATGCAAACCTCTGAGTCTGGGATCAGTGCTAAAAGTCTTCGAGGCAGAGATTCTACCCGCAAACAGGATGCTTCAGAGAAGGTGAGGAGACCAAGGAAGAGCATGTGTGCCAGTGTTCCAGTGATAGAAGTCTGAAGCATCCAAGGAACCTTATGTTACTACTTGGTACTGCCAGGCTTCTACATTCCAGTGGTATACAGACTCAAGATCTTAAAATGGTAGTTGTTTGCTCCCATCAGACATTGAAGAAACCTGCTGTGACTGAAAGACTCAGTCACATGGGAGAAATTGTGAGCTGAGTGAATGAATTATTACTTCCTCTGGAAGAGTGCTCACAAGTTGGGAGAAATGACTTAGCTTGTAGCATTTGGGGACCATCAGTTCCTATTCCAGAGATATAATGGCCAGATTGCTTTTGGATCTCTTTCCTCTTAttcttgagttttaaaattttgtctttgtgTGCGTGGTGCTTGTGTCTCTGTCCTGAGGTTTGGGGTGCTTGCAGCTGAGAGTTTCTGTGGAACCTGATCAGTGTTTGTTTGTCCTCTAACAGGACAGTGTCCCCATGGGctctcctgccttccttctctctctctttgtaagTATTGAATGCTGCAAGGGGTGGTGTTGCCACAAAGATTCTCAGCTCTtgctgggggtgggtggcagAGGGAAATCCAATGTGCAGACTGTTGCAATGTCTCAAACGTCTGTTTATTCAAGTCATCAAATAAGaaactgcctctcctgcattcctgtctttctgcatgtgtgtgtgtgtgggctgggTAGGGACTGTTTCAAGACTTCACTAAGCTGAAATGAGGTATTGGTAAGGATCTAGGATGCACTTGCTCCTCATTTCTTGACTTCACCTTTTGGcagttctttttttataaatagaAGATTGCTCAGAGCAGCAGCTGCTAACTGGCATTTAAAAAGAtactccgtgcatgggatttttgggtttttttttccttttcctctaatAATAAGTTGCAAGAGTGATGCCTGATGCATAAACATCCAGTAAAATTTAAGATAAAGATCTCAGTAACAGTAACCTCTACCTTTAGTAGTGGCTGGTGGAATTAGAGATAAGCTTAATAAAGCTAACCTATagacttctttcttttcctctctgatttgAACAAACCGTTGACTGTGTTCATTACGAGGCACTAATTCATGATATAATGAAAGGATACCAGCCTAGAAaaccatataattttaaaactcactGGATTTTCTCTTGGAGccttgttttcctcatctgtgtgaTGGAGATAATATAATGAGGTACCTGTCCAGCCTACCTCACAGGGatgttgtgaggataaaatgaaataataggtGTGAAActggcttgaaaaaaaaaattaaagtgttcTACAAATGCAAGGGtgttatttttatacttaatGTTGTCTCAGAGGCAGCTTGTATTCATGAGCTCTAAGTAGTCCTTGCatattagaaatgtaaaaatggCCTGGCCCAGCTGAAGTGTTCACTAGCTCATCTTACCTGCAGGCCTCAGCCTGTACAACAGACAGAACACTGTAGTCTGCATTCTTTCTTACTGGCCTGCAACAGTGACTCTGTATCCCGAACCAATTGACTTGTTGTTGCAAGGCTGGTTAATAGAATCTTTTATCTATTGAAGACAGCAAAGTATTGCACAAGAGGAAGGAGCTGGGCTGCAGGGAGAGAGCAGCAGATGGAAAGAAGCTTTCTGATTGTCCTGATCTCATGGAAAACAACTCAGGAGGTGCTAGGGAACTAGTGCCAGGGTCAGTCTGCAGGAAAGGCCTTTCTTATAGGGATCAACAGCTGGACAGGTATGTTAGCCAAGAATCTCACTATCCACTGCCCTTTCTGGCTCTCACACCCATCTTTTACTCTTCTTGTTCCTTTGCACATCATTTGGGGCCTGGGTGGGATGACTCAGTCATTCTGTGGGACCCCAGGGCAGGAGCAAGGTACTCTGTCCTTTATTTCTTCTCACACACTACTCGAAGGTGCTTTTTAGCCCACTCTGTGGAAGGACAGATAAATGCCCCTCATTCCCTGGATTTTTCTGTTGATTCTCCCCACTCTTTCCCCCTAAAACCAAATACCCAGCATTCTTGTTGCACCTTCTCTCTTACATCATAGGTAACTCATTCACACTTCCTTTCTTTATCTGCCTGTCATCTAGGATGGGGGAACCAGGGGGCGCCGCTGTGCCATTGAAGCCGATATGAAGATGAAAAAGTGAAGCCTCAGAGTATCTGCATTGAACTGAACCTGAAACAGAAGTAAAGATAACGCTTGGGCTGGTGGCCCAGTTTCAGAAGTTGAAGTTACAGAAGAGGAGGTGCCTGGGCCACATGACATACTGGGAAAATCTCTCTCAGAGAGTTGAAGTAGCACAATTGCCTGTTTTAGGGCAAAAATCATGGTCTGTGTTAATGTCCTGATGTGTTGCTAGAAGATTGTAGCTAGTTTGTACTGTCATGTGAAGTGtacagactttaaaaacaaaaacctgtgaaATGTGTATGTACACAATAAACTCTGAAAGATAAGAAAACTAGCCTTTGGTGTGTTCTTAGAGTATGTGAGTGGGTGTGTGAAACTTCTGATTTGTTCTGCATGTTCTGCATCTCATTTATAGAATGAGATTGTTAGAGGGGGAAAGTAGTCTTATATGAACTGTTTTACTACAGGTCAgagtttataatatttaaaagtattgCATTATGCAGTCAGGACTGTCTTACTCAGCTTTTCTTGAATGGGAAAACTTAAGGTTTTCAGTATTCTGTTCATGGCATTGTTTAAAGAAGATTAAAGCATGAATACAGATACCATTTTTATCCTCagcatttattctatttattactGTCTTTGCAGgtggtatttcttttatttagtttcagctgcactgggtcattgttgctttgtgtgggttttctctagttgcagagagtgggggcttctcattttggtggcttcacCTTgttctaggtgtgtgggcttcagtagttgtggcttgagggttccagagcacaggttcagtagttgtggcgcacaagctcaattgcttcttggcatgtgggatcttcctggacccaggggtcaaatctgtgtcccctgcactggcaggtggatttttatccactgtgcctccagggaagtcctgtaggtGGTATTTCTTGAATAGTATATTGTTATTTCCTTTCTATATATTTCTATGTGTAGGGTTCTTGTATAGAATTCATAACACTATTTGAAGATTTAACTCAGTAATCAAATTTATCACCTGAGTTTATTCCAACTTTTGTTGCTAAATAAAAATTAGATCAGTGAAATGAAGTATTTGTGagctttttattaaaaacagttGGAGATTCATAGGGTATATCtagtattttgagcattattgaGAAAGATACGGAACTTTATGATTGGAAATCAGATCTTTTTTtggcttaaataaaaatataaagctggTTAGAATGCTAAGGACATAGAAGATATACATCTTTGTGAGTGATAGAAAGTTCAGTTAATCCAGGAGTTAGGAAACTTTAATTACAGTATATTCCCAAAGCGATATACAAACGTGTATGTGATCTAAGCAATGGAGTCCTAAAAGTTGGAGAAGTTTGTGGAGGAGGGGGTCCATTAAAGGACACAGATTTTGGGTTGGTAGAGAATGTGATTCATAAGCTTAAGCAAGCTAAGGTAGAGGCATCTGCGGTGGGAACAATAAGAAGACTAATTAAGGATTGTATTAAGGAATAGTGAATTACAGGAACTAGGATAAAGGGACAAAATTGGGCTTTATTTATAGAGGACTTTGACAGACTGAGAAATTTATATTTGAGGTATCTATTGTAAAGCATTAAATAGGGAGACTGTATTTGTTCAGAGCAGGTTGgattaaaaatagagaaactgACCAGGAGGCTATTACATTTATTCAGGAATAAAGGATGGGCAGTGAGAAAAATTACTGTGGAAGAAAATTGGGAAGTGGACTTGTTTAATGAATGTGAGAGAAGAAAGACTCAAAACAGGACTAAGAAAATAGTGATGGTAGGCATAAGGAATTTAGGGACAGCAAAtggtttggggggggggggcttccttgatagctcagttggtagagaat
The DNA window shown above is from Bos indicus x Bos taurus breed Angus x Brahman F1 hybrid chromosome 7, Bos_hybrid_MaternalHap_v2.0, whole genome shotgun sequence and carries:
- the BRD8 gene encoding bromodomain-containing protein 8 isoform X5 — encoded protein: MATGTGKHKLLSTGPTEPWSIREKLCLASSVMRSGDQNWVSVSRAIKPFAEPGRPPDWFSQKHCASQYSELLETTETPKRKRGEKGEVVETVEDVIVRKLTAERVEELKKVIKETQEKYRRLKRDAELIQAGHMDSRLDELCNDIAMKKKLEEEEAEVKRKATDAAYQARQAVKTPPRRLPTVMVRSPIDSASPGGDYPLGDLSATTMEEAASGVNESEMAVASGHLNSTGVLLEVGGVLPMIHGGEMQQTPSTVAASPAASGTPTLSRLLEAGPTQFTTPLASFTTVASEPPVKLVAPPVESVSQATIVMMPALPAPSSAPAVSTPESVAPVSQPDTCVPMEAVGDPHTVTVSMDSNEISMIINSIKEECFRSGVAEAPGGSKAPSIDGKEDLDLAEKMDIAVSYTGEELDFETVGDIIAIIEDKVDDHPEVLDVAAVEAALSFCEENDDPQSLPGPWEHSIQQERDKPVPLPAPEMTVKQERLDFEDTESKGIHELVDIREPGVEIKMEPAEPEQGISGAEMVSGVVPATNMEPPELRNQDLDEEPRSIATGEITEADVSSRKGDETPLTAVKTEASPESMLSPSHVVSNPIEDPLEAETQHKFEMSDSLKEESGTIFGSQIKDAPGEDEEEDGVSEAASLEEPKEEDQGEGYLSEMDNEPPVSESDDGFSIHNATLQSHTLADSIPSSPASSQFSVCSEDQEAIQAQKIWKKAIMLVWRAAANHRYANVFLQPVTDDIAPGYHSIVQRPMDLSTIKKNIENGLIRSTAEFQRDIMLMFQNAVMYNSSDHDVYHMAVEMQRDVLEQIQFKIGRKAAETIYNLNNAFAPRIANKHTVQWWFKKFCKGDESLEDEELSGWPMKVDNDQLRAIMEADSLTTMREVAKELNVDHSMVVQNLKQIGKVKKLDKWVPPELTANQKNRFEVLSSLIPRNNNRPFLDWIVACDKKWILYNSRRQPAQ
- the BRD8 gene encoding bromodomain-containing protein 8 isoform X3; the encoded protein is MVHPRKAVFSVFCHEEWRSKLHCASQYSELLETTETPKRKRGEKGEVVETVEDVIVRKLTAERVEELKKVIKETQEKYRRLKRDAELIQAGHMDSRLDELCNDIAMKKKLEEEEAEVKRKATDAAYQARQAVKTPPRRLPTVMVRSPIDSASPGGDYPLGDLSATTMEEAASGVTPGTLPSTPVTSFPGIPDTLPPGSAPLEAPMTPVTDDSPQKKMLGQKATPPPSPLLSELLKKGSLLPTSPRLVNESEMAVASGHLNSTGVLLEVGGVLPMIHGGEMQQTPSTVAASPAASGTPTLSRLLEAGPTQFTTPLASFTTVASEPPVKLVAPPVESVSQATIVMMPALPAPSSAPAVSTPESVAPVSQPDTCVPMEAVGDPHTVTVSMDSNEISMIINSIKEECFRSGVAEAPGGSKAPSIDGKEDLDLAEKMDIAVSYTGEELDFETVGDIIAIIEDKVDDHPEVLDVAAVEAALSFCEENDDPQSLPGPWEHSIQQERDKPVPLPAPEMTVKQERLDFEDTESKGIHELVDIREPGVEIKMEPAEPEQGISGAEMVSGVVPATNMEPPELRNQDLDEEPRSIATGEITEADVSSRKGDETPLTAVKTEASPESMLSPSHVVSNPIEDPLEAETQHKFEMSDSLKEESGTIFGSQIKDAPGEDEEEDGVSEAASLEEPKEEDQGEGYLSEMDNEPPVSESDDGFSIHNATLQSHTLADSIPSSPASSQFSVCSEDQEAIQAQKIWKKAIMLVWRAAANHRYANVFLQPVTDDIAPGYHSIVQRPMDLSTIKKNIENGLIRSTAEFQRDIMLMFQNAVMYNSSDHDVYHMAVEMQRDVLEQIQFKIGRKAAETIYNLNNAFAPRIANKHTVQWWFKKFCKGDESLEDEELSGWPMKVDNDQLRAIMEADSLTTMREVAKELNVDHSMVVQNLKQIGKVKKLDKWVPPELTANQKNRFEVLSSLIPRNNNRPFLDWIVACDKKWILYNSRRQPAQ
- the BRD8 gene encoding bromodomain-containing protein 8 isoform X12, whose product is MVHPRKAVFSVFCHEEWRSKLHCASQYSELLETTETPKRKRGEKGEVVETVEDVIVRKLTAERVEELKKVIKETQEKYRRLKRDAELIQAGHMDSRLDELCNDIAMKKKLEEEEAEVKRKATDAAYQARQAVKTPPRRLPTVMVRSPIDSASPGGDYPLGDLSATTMEEAASGVNESEMAVASGHLNSTGVLLEVGGVLPMIHGGEMQQTPSTVAASPAASGTPTLSRLLEAGPTQFTTPLASFTTVASEPPVKLVAPPVESVSQATIVMMPALPAPSSAPAVSTPESVAPVSQPDTCVPMEAVGDPHTVTVSMDSNEISMIINSIKEECFRSGVAEAPGGSKAPSIDGKEDLDLAEKMDIAVSYTGEELDFETVGDIIAIIEDKVDDHPEVLDVAAVEAALSFCEENDDPQSLPGPWEHSIQQERDKPVPLPAPEMTVKQERLDFEDTESKGIHELVDIREPGVEIKMEPAEPEQGISGAEMVSGVVPATNMEPPELRNQDLDEEPRSIATGEITEADVSSRKGDETPLTAVKTEASPESMLSPSHVVSNPIEDPLEAETQHKFEMSDSLKEESGTIFGSQIKDAPGEDEEEDGVSEAASLEEPKEEDQGEGYLSEMDNEPPVSESDDGFSIHNATLQSHTLADSIPSSPASSQFSVCSEDQEAIQAQKIWKKAIMLVWRAAANHRYANVFLQPVTDDIAPGYHSIVQRPMDLSTIKKNIENGLIRSTAEFQRDIMLMFQNAVMYNSSDHDVYHMAVEMQRDVLEQIQQFLATQLIMQTSESGISAKSLRGRDSTRKQDASEKDSVPMGSPAFLLSLFDGGTRGRRCAIEADMKMKK
- the BRD8 gene encoding bromodomain-containing protein 8 isoform X13, coding for MVHPRKAVFSVFCHEEWRSKLVRVSVSRAIKPFAEPGRPPDWFSQKHCASQYSELLETTETPKRKRGEKGEVVETVEDVIVRKLTAERVEELKKVIKETQEKYRRLKRDAELIQAGHMDSRLDELCNDIAMKKKLEEEEAEVKRKATDAAYQARQAVKTPPRRLPTVMVRSPIDSASPGGDYPLGDLSATTMEEAASGVNESEMAVASGHLNSTGVLLEVGGVLPMIHGGEMQQTPSTVAASPAASGTPTLSRLLEAGPTQFTTPLASFTTVASEPPVKLVAPPVESVSQATIVMMPALPAPSSAPAVSTPESVAPVSQPDTCVPMEAVGDPHTVTVSMDSNEISMIINSIKEECFRSGVAEAPGGSKAPSIDGKEDLDLAEKMDIAVSYTGEELDFETVGDIIAIIEDKVDDHPEVLDVAAVEAALSFCEENDDPQSLPGPWEHSIQQERDKPVPLPAPEMTVKQERLDFEDTESKGIHELVDIREPGVEIKMEPAEPEQGISGAEMVSGVVPATNMEPPELRNQDLDEEPRSIATGEITEADVSSRKGDETPLTAVKTEASPESMLSPSHVVSNPIEDPLEAETQHKFEMSDSLKEESGTIFGSQIKDAPGEDEEEDGVSEAASLEEPKEEDQGEGYLSEMDNEPPVSESDDGFSIHNATLQSHTLADSIPSSPASSQFSVCSEDQEAIQAQKIWKKAIMLVWRAAANHRYANVFLQPVTDDIAPGYHSIVQRPMDLSTIKKNIENGLIRSTAEFQRDIMLMFQNAVMYNSSDHDVYHMAVEMQRDVLEQIQQFLATQLIMQTSESGISAKSLRGRDSTRKQDASEKDSVPMGSPAFLLSLFDGGTRGRRCAIEADMKMKK